A window of Danio aesculapii chromosome 16, fDanAes4.1, whole genome shotgun sequence genomic DNA:
GACTCATCAGGACATAGTCCAGCATGCCTCACTCACTGAGGTACCCTATACccaagattttaaaaaaaaatgtacacacgTGGATATTCCAAAATATATTTTAGCACTGACATATACTAAACCTGTAACAAAGGTCATAATATAAACTCTTTTGTTCTTTAAAATCCTTTTGATTTTCACAGGTAGGAATAAAGGCTTGTTTCTCAGCTGTTGAGGTGGAAGACATCTTGACCCTTGCTAAATCTCAGCAAATCAAAGACAAGCTCACATcgaagttcacaaaaaaaaaaaaaaaaatcacaaacgaAGCTCACAAAGCCCATGAATCCTAAATGCAGTTGTTTAGGTTTTTCTCTCAAAGCTGTCATCAATGCTGTGTTTATGGGTGCATGCAAGCAGTGTGGAGTGTTTGAAAACAGTAAACTGTCACTCAGCATTTTCAAACTTCTTATTGTTCTCAAACGAAGAGTAAGAACTTCATTTGAGGTGTATCAAGGCCTTAATTTACTGAGCACTTCTGTGATGTTATGTCACTTTGAATATATGGTAGAAGTCTACTCAGAGCATCTGCAACAGATGCCCTAGTAAAAATCCTGTGTTAGTTTAAGatataatttactttatttgtcaGTGTAATATTGAAGATTGAAAATCCCTGAATCTCTAGGCAAACCCCCAAATCAATGCTTGTAATGAAAGTGATGCAGTTCAATCAAAAACAAACTGATGCACACAAGCAGAACTTTTCTGGAATCCCCAGTCTTATGGACTTAGTGGACATGTGCACACGACAGCCATTATAATTGTTCATGACTGCAAGTGCACATTGAAATATTGCATGTATGTTTAGTCATATGCATTTATATTGTGATTGCACCTTAGATGAACTCAACTGTATTTGTAGTCTTACCTCAGATGCAATCCATATCTGTAACATTCAGGTGTATGGCCCATAGGattttatactgtatgtatgcacCAAACAAAAGACAAGCATTCTTCAATAAGCTTGGCATGGCATCACATACATCTTGTGCATTGCAGATTCTCTAGTGGAACATTCCAGCAGTGCAAATCCtttatttgtaactaattactGGTGTCTGGTACTGTAGACTAAGGGTTAAATACTTTAATAGATGAGAACATCACTACTAAGGAATTACACTTTCTTCACTTAAGAATTCTGGTCAAGCTTACTTATTATATGTATCAGAATAATCAAATACAATGGCTGGCACCAAATGATTTCTTAGCCAAAATACACCAAAATCGAATGATATGTCAAACCAGCCAGAGACAAGCAGGAAATCTAACCAACTGCAGAAACAAGTGAACAGAAGAGTGTCGGAAATCTTACAGATTGAGGCTAGAAATCTATAGAATACATCATATGTGGATGCAGTTTATCTGAATCAACTGGGCCATTGGTTAAATTAAGTGTGACATTAGAAATTGGGCCAAAAGCATAGTACCCATAATGCACATTAAATCTACACTGCATATGATCAGATACAATTAGATTGCTATTAATTTagtatggtgttttttttttgtccttttattactttattatattatctaTACCCAGttttaaaccataaataaaaccataaactgAGGGGTATTAATATCTTTAGTCAAAGGCTCTAATTTTCCACTCATTCTTTCATTTGTCTTTCAGGGGAGAAGTGGTTTGGGCCTCACCCTACCAGCCCACAGTGTGATGCTGCCCTTCCAAACTCTATTTTTAAACAACCTCTAAATAAACATATTCAAATTCATATGCCTAAGTTCTAAAAAGATGTTTTTGTCCCAAATCATAAACACAGAGTGTATTTCATGCACATTAAGTGAGTCAAGAGTCATGCCTGGATGTCTGAACCTGCTAGAGAAAATTGAGGTGCTGAATTATCAGGTTTTTGATGGTGAATTGGAATACTCTCTGATCAGATTGTGAATTGTAATCCTCTCTGATGGCTAAATGGTGCTTTTAATTAGTCTATATTAAAATGAGAATGTTAAGAGGGTGTAGAGCAGGGGTCCCCAAACTACAGCTTATGGGCAACATACGGCCCACCCGCACATTAGGACCGACCCTTTTAAACATGccagagacatttaaaaataaataaatgtatatattttatataacatatttcaTAATATGTTTTACTCATGTCATATATCTATATGCTAATAAATGTTGgctttcaaaaaatattttgtattaaatattttacagtgtttttgtaTAAGAAGATTTTgtgttaaatacaaaataagggATAATTAATTTCCCTAAAATTGTTGACCGCTGTGTGCTGATACGGTAACAGGTGTTCTGAAATTTTCTGTGACTTAGATATTTGGTGATGCTGGATGGATTATACATGAATATTCATGAGTTTTCTGTTTTGTCTTAAAATGTCTCTGAAATAATTAGTGCGTTTACAGAAGCGGTCACAAACAAAAGTTGTTTTTCAACAAGGTAATAGAGTTTTTAGCATCATACAATGTTAAGTCTCATAAAGTAATTTTTCATATATGCACAAAATAGTGGAAATTGTGTTGTTGTGGTATGTTTAATGAAGTATTTCATTGAGTATTGAGTTCATTCTCCTCGGATCAGCTTTGCAAAAAGGTTGTTTCAGAGaacaatgaatgaaaattaagCTTACAATAGAATTGTATATACATGAAATCATATATTTTGTATGGTTTGAATGAGATGTTGACAGGCTCCCCTGAATGAGCCTACAGTCGTCACTAATACTCACATTTCCTTGAGTGTTctgttaaaaatctaaaaatctgattaaaaatctgttaaaaatttccagttaatgatttttttttcatttcacatCAACAGCTGAAATAAGTGTTTTATTCTAGTAGTAGATGCTAATAGATTTGCAGGTTATAGAATAgcactgttaatttttttttattattaattatgaagtGTGTGAATtatgaaaaatgtaaatgattaGCTATTCATAAACTGTAGCCCATAATTATGTGTTCATGTTCATTTGGTTATATTACAGATGTCCAGTTCCAGAAAAGTGGTTGAATTTTTCTATGATGTTGTCTCTCCTTATTCTTGGCTGGCATTTGAGGTCCGTAATTTTatcctttttatttaatattatttttgctttaagtGTACCAATATAATTGTATTTCTGTGTTTAGGTGCTGTGTCGCTACAAAAATGTTTGGAACATTGACCTTAAATATAAACCGGCCTTTTTAGGTGGAGTTTTTAAAGGTTCAGGTAATGGAGGAAACCATTTTTGCTTTTACATAAATATTCTTGCTTATATAGAAATAAACTAGTTCTAGACACAACATTCAAGTTATAgtgtattcatttaaaatgtaagagTTGATGGTCATAGAAAATGGATGCAATCTCCTAATTAGAATGctttaatcattaattcattcattttcttttctgctttttCCCCCTTTATTAATCgtgggttgccacagcagaatgaaccaccagctttaATCATTAATATGCGACAATTTTGTGTGTAATTATAGATCAGATTCCTCTGGCAGCAATTATGCTGTAACAGCTACACCATAATTCAACAACACATCACCtgtattttgcatttattaatgaagagaTGAAAACTTTCAAtcaagtttgttatttttttaggtAACATTGAACCTGGATCAGTTGATAATAAGCAGCGGTACTTGCTCGCAGATCTGAAACTGATGTCTGAGTACTACGGGGTCCTTATGAATCCACCTCCAGTTTTTAACAAAGGTATTAaaattcacagttttttttatgaTGATGGCCATGGCCTCAGGTACAATGAAAAGCAATGTACAGTCAAACTAAAAGTAactagtaaaaaaattatatttctggtgtgtactttttttttgtttgacagTAAGTTTGCATGATGTTAGATCTTTCTCTGaacagttaatttaaaaaaaatcttattatgtTTATCCCTGGTGCATGCTCATGATGCATCCCCATTTTTTACTTGttcctttttatttttctgatgttGGCTGTGTTAATGAAAGCATGTATTTtgtcaaaaaattattaaagaagTTGTTATATTTCACCCCATTTcctttcataatttatttaaacaattttttccTCTCACTGTCTTTTTCCATCTAAGAAACCTTGCTTGCAATGCGCTTTGTGACTGCTATAGCAGAGAAAAACCAAGAGGAAAATGTGTTGGTGGAGAAGGTTTCTAGAGAGCTCTGGAAACGAGCATGGCAAAACAATCTGGACAATACCCAGGCTCCCTCACTCATTGAGGTATCCTATACACAGGATGGAgaaattgaaacaaacaaacaaataaacaaataaataaaaactaccaAATAGTATTCATTTACATAATGATCTTTCAATTATTACCAGTGTTGTCAGTTAGTTGAGTGTAATTAGTTACTGTATTATTTTTAGCTACATGATTAAAAAGAATATTAAcaacttttacttttttaaatgtttttataaatatatgtactcTTTATTCAAATACAATTCATTTCAGCCTTACAGGAAAAAATATAGCCATCACTGAGACAAAACCTAGATAGTATGCATTTTGCTCTTATATCTCTTATAGCGGACAAGGCTACTTTACATGAATAAGAATACTTTAGCAGCTAGTTGATGACTCTGTATCACGTATGAGAGGAGaaacttaaaatgatttaagatggATTATCACACTACTGGTTATTATAGTGCTGCTTTATAGCTAAATcttctatataaaaaaaactgattaaacaCAGAGCTTAATTAATGTGGGTTCTGCCACCACTACAGAAACATTACATTTATGTTCAGTATAACTAAAATACTGACACAGTAATAATATACTTTAATTCAAGGGGTTTTGGAATTTGTGACATAACTTCTAATGGAATAATTTTCACTGTTAGATATCTGTACTTTAAGCATCGTTTTCTTTACACCGCTGGTCTTTATTTGTAATGTCTGCGGTGAAACTGAGATCATTTACCAGACTATTGGAACAGTACACTATGAGGACTAGAGCACCTTAGAGATTTGACAGGTATGCAAGTTAAAAAACAGGAACAAATGGTTTGTGAGCAATCACGTTTGTAAAATTCAACACTAATATTGCAAATGGTACAACGGCCTCCTACAAATCTACAGATCTTCAAGTATCTGTAAAGCTcaatactcattcattttccttgggcttagtccctgatCAGTggtcagggtcaccacagcagattgaacaGCCAACTATTTTGACACAGcgaatgcacttccagctgcaacctattactgggaaacatctatacacacacacacacacaacggtcaatttagttcaatttagAAGAAACGAACAtcacacaaaaatgtcaactggtccaactgggaatcgaaccagcgacctgtgaggcgacagtgctaaccactgacctaCTGTGCCGCCCTCACTCAATTACTCAATATTCAATAAGTGGCAAAAACAAACCAATATTCTCTAAAAGGCTCTTTTCAATAtaaaagattttaattaaagCCTAAAACAATCTATTGTTTGACATTTTTTGTGTTTCTGCTTTGTGCAGGCAGGATTACTGGCAGGTCTCTCAGCCAATGAGGGAAAAGAAATGCTGACCATTGCCAACTCTCAGCCAATTAAAGACAAGCTGAAGAGTGTCACACATGAAGCCCTGGAGAAAAATGTTAGTGACTTTTATTTATGCCACAGCCTCTTTGTGATGATTTTTGAAATTGCAGTAAACATAATTTCCCCTCTTTTTTTAGGCCTTTGGTCTTCCATTCATTGTGTGCCATTTTAATGGGAAGGTTGAGGTTTTCTTCGGTTGTGACAGATTTGAGCTCATAGCTCATCGCATCGGTAACTACAATCAGTAACTACAGGTTGTTAACTGTTGATTGGACTACCTCATTAACCAACTTTAACAATTTGTTTGACTAATGCCATTCATTAATGTACACATTTTTGCAGAGCCAGTCCTAAACTTATATATAACTTATATTAAAACTCTGAGATGAGGCCCCTGTATGCACCCAAATAAAAATCCCAAATGGACCTCAAACCCATTAATCTGTTCATTCAGAGCagtttaataattaattgtaCAAATGAAACTATTTAGTCTAACTGAATCAAGTAATCAATTCttattaaagttactatagtTGAGTAAAAAGCAGTGAACGAATCACTCAGTTTATCATAGTCAGTTTAATTAACAATAACAAGCATTTGATTACTCACTTTATACCTAAACTCATTATGGTACTAATTAGCTTTATGTGTACAGTAGCATGTTTTTTCTGTctaaaagaaacattttagtGATGTTGTATTAGGCAGGATAATCAGATCATTTCATCCATTTACTGTTTCTGTCAATTAAGAAACATGCAGCTTTTGTCATGCAtgtgtatttacatgtttatttacaacTTGTCAATTAACCATCTTGTTTAACTGGTTTAACTGGTTTAATGATCCAACTAGATGAATGGTCATCTAACCTACTTTATTATACGTATATACCAAAACTGGTTTTCCTGTGTCATGAATTAACCTTGAATTCCTAACTAAGTGTAggatttaaaaacttaattttaagttaattttCCAATCATTCTTTCTTTTGCCTTTCAGGGGAGAAGTGGGTGGGGCCTTGTCCAATCAAGACCACAATGTGATGCTTCTGCTCCATACTGCATACATTTCTTTATCCGATACAGTGGCaacagaaaatcatcataccctgtgaaTCCTTTAGGATGAAGTTGTAGAAGGCACAGGTCaggagaaggctacaaaaacatgtcaaagactggaaaagttatttgaaatgtgatttgatttcaggctgtatgacaaataaagtcaGTATTTCAAAGGGGTATGGTGATTTTTTTATAAGCACTGTATTACATGATTTGCTTCACTAAGCTTATAAAGATGAACTTCAATCTGATCTGTTGAGTTTCACAGGAACCTTTCATTTgctatatattatcatataatgCTTTATAAGGATAAGTCAAGTAGCCTGATTAAAACATTAAGATCACAAAAtacaaactattt
This region includes:
- the LOC130243955 gene encoding glutathione S-transferase kappa 1-like isoform X2, encoding MSSSRKVVEFFYDVVSPYSWLAFEVLCRYKNVWNIDLKYKPAFLGGVFKGSGNIEPGSVDNKQRYLLADLKLMSEYYGVLMNPPPVFNKETLLAMRFVTAIAEKNQEENVLVEKVSRELWKRAWQNNLDNTQAPSLIEAGLLAGLSANEGKEMLTIANSQPIKDKLKSVTHEALEKNAFGLPFIVCHFNGKVEVFFGCDRFELIAHRIGEKWVGPCPIKTTM
- the LOC130243955 gene encoding glutathione S-transferase kappa 1-like isoform X1, whose amino-acid sequence is MTSDLTLLSQYFSHMSSSRKVVEFFYDVVSPYSWLAFEVLCRYKNVWNIDLKYKPAFLGGVFKGSGNIEPGSVDNKQRYLLADLKLMSEYYGVLMNPPPVFNKETLLAMRFVTAIAEKNQEENVLVEKVSRELWKRAWQNNLDNTQAPSLIEAGLLAGLSANEGKEMLTIANSQPIKDKLKSVTHEALEKNAFGLPFIVCHFNGKVEVFFGCDRFELIAHRIGEKWVGPCPIKTTM